A single genomic interval of Streptococcus oralis subsp. dentisani harbors:
- the crcB gene encoding fluoride efflux transporter CrcB: MKKEQFYPLGIFLAAMLGGLVRYLVSTCLPASPDFPWGTLLVNYLGIFCLVYLVKGYLVYKGTSKGLVLALGTGFCGGLTTFSSLMLDAVKLLDTGRYLSLGIYLLLSIGGGLLLAYVLGRKKW; the protein is encoded by the coding sequence ATGAAAAAAGAACAATTCTATCCGCTCGGGATTTTCCTAGCTGCCATGTTGGGAGGACTTGTCCGCTATCTGGTTTCCACTTGCTTACCAGCCAGTCCAGACTTTCCTTGGGGGACCCTCCTTGTTAACTATCTGGGAATTTTCTGCTTGGTCTATCTGGTGAAAGGCTATCTGGTCTATAAGGGAACTAGTAAGGGCTTGGTTTTGGCGCTGGGGACAGGATTTTGTGGTGGCCTGACAACCTTTTCTAGTCTAATGCTTGATGCTGTGAAACTGCTTGATACTGGGCGTTATCTTAGTTTAGGCATCTACTTACTTTTGAGCATTGGTGGAGGTCTGCTCTTGGCTTATGTTCTAGGGAGGAAGAAATGGTAA
- a CDS encoding Nramp family divalent metal transporter, translated as MSSYEKVSLSEINQSIETPNNNHFWQNLKAFLGPGALVAVGYMDPGNWITSVVGGASYKYSLLFVILISSIIAMQLQQMAGKLGIVTRMDLAQATAHHAPKWLRYSLWVILELALMATDLAEVLGSAIALNLLFKIPIMIAILLTVLDVFLLLLLMKFGFKKIEAIVTTLILTILAIFTYLVALSNPSIQGIFGGYLPTPTLFETPLPGHESQLTLALGIVGATVMPHNLYLHSSLSQTRKINHKDKKDVRKAVRFMTWDSNLQLSLAFIVNSLLLILGASLFFGHASEISAFSQMYNALQDSTIAGAIASSTLSTLFALALLASGQNSTITGTLTGQIVMEGFLHLRLPQWLIRIGTRIFALLPVIIVAVLFGHQEKTLDQLLVYSQVFLSIALPFSIFPLIYLTSKKSLMGEFTNAKWNTILGYAVSIILTILNIKLLFDIF; from the coding sequence ATGTCCTCTTATGAAAAAGTCTCTCTTTCTGAGATCAATCAATCTATTGAGACTCCAAATAACAATCATTTTTGGCAAAATCTAAAAGCATTCTTAGGACCTGGTGCACTTGTGGCAGTTGGCTACATGGATCCTGGAAACTGGATTACCAGTGTGGTTGGTGGTGCTTCCTACAAATATAGTCTCTTATTTGTTATTTTGATTTCCTCCATCATTGCCATGCAGTTACAACAGATGGCTGGAAAGCTCGGTATCGTGACTAGGATGGACCTAGCACAGGCAACAGCTCATCATGCTCCCAAATGGCTTCGCTATAGTTTATGGGTGATTTTAGAATTGGCTTTAATGGCGACAGACTTAGCTGAGGTTCTAGGCTCAGCGATTGCCTTAAATCTTTTGTTTAAAATACCGATTATGATTGCTATCCTCCTAACCGTTTTAGATGTATTTTTGTTACTTTTATTGATGAAATTTGGCTTCAAAAAAATTGAAGCCATTGTTACGACTCTTATTTTAACCATATTAGCCATCTTTACCTATCTTGTGGCCTTATCCAATCCAAGTATTCAGGGTATCTTTGGTGGTTATTTACCGACTCCAACATTATTTGAAACACCATTGCCAGGTCATGAAAGCCAATTGACCTTGGCTCTAGGAATTGTAGGAGCGACAGTCATGCCCCATAATCTCTATCTTCATTCATCCCTATCCCAAACAAGGAAAATCAATCACAAAGATAAGAAGGATGTGCGGAAAGCCGTGCGTTTTATGACATGGGATTCAAATCTTCAGCTGTCCCTAGCCTTTATTGTCAATTCCTTGCTTCTCATTTTAGGTGCCTCCCTCTTTTTTGGTCATGCATCTGAAATTTCGGCCTTCTCCCAAATGTACAATGCTTTACAGGATTCGACAATAGCAGGAGCAATAGCCAGCTCAACCTTGTCAACTTTATTTGCCCTGGCCCTCCTAGCAAGTGGCCAGAATTCGACCATTACAGGTACCTTGACAGGACAGATTGTCATGGAAGGTTTCTTACATCTAAGATTACCTCAGTGGCTTATCCGTATCGGTACACGTATTTTTGCCTTGCTCCCTGTGATTATAGTCGCCGTCTTGTTTGGGCATCAAGAAAAAACCTTGGATCAGTTATTGGTCTATTCACAGGTCTTTCTTTCAATCGCTCTTCCGTTTTCAATCTTCCCCTTAATCTATCTGACCTCTAAGAAGTCACTGATGGGAGAATTTACCAATGCCAAGTGGAACACAATCCTAGGTTACGCAGTTTCTATTATCTTGACCATTCTCAATATCAAGCTTCTTTTCGATATTTTTTAA
- the rplS gene encoding 50S ribosomal protein L19, which translates to MNPLIQSLTEGQLRTDIPSFRPGDTVRVHAKVVEGNRERIQIFEGVVIARKGAGISENYTVRKISNGVGVERIFPIHTPRVEKIEVVRYGKVRRAKLYYLRALQGKAARIKEIRR; encoded by the coding sequence ATGAATCCATTAATCCAAAGTTTGACTGAAGGTCAACTTCGTACAGATATCCCATCATTCCGTCCTGGTGACACTGTTCGTGTACACGCGAAAGTTGTCGAAGGTAACCGTGAACGTATCCAGATTTTTGAAGGTGTTGTTATCGCACGTAAAGGTGCTGGCATCTCAGAAAACTACACAGTTCGTAAAATCTCTAACGGTGTAGGTGTTGAGCGTATCTTCCCAATCCACACTCCACGTGTTGAAAAGATCGAAGTTGTTCGTTACGGTAAAGTACGTCGTGCGAAATTGTACTACTTGCGTGCTCTTCAAGGTAAGGCAGCTCGTATCAAAGAAATCCGTCGTTAA
- a CDS encoding type B 50S ribosomal protein L31: MKKDIHPEYRPVVFMDTTTGYKFLSGSTKRSNETVEFEGETYPLIRVEISSDSHPFYTGRQKFTQADGRVDRFNKKYGLK; this comes from the coding sequence ATGAAAAAAGATATCCATCCAGAATATCGCCCAGTTGTCTTCATGGACACAACTACTGGTTACAAATTCCTTAGCGGTTCAACAAAACGCTCTAACGAAACTGTTGAGTTCGAAGGCGAAACTTACCCATTGATCCGTGTGGAAATTTCATCAGACTCACACCCATTCTACACTGGACGTCAAAAGTTCACTCAAGCAGATGGACGCGTGGATCGTTTCAACAAAAAATACGGTCTCAAATAA
- a CDS encoding chorismate mutase: MDLASIRQEIDQIDDQIVKLLEERMHLVEGVVAYKKASGKPILDSKREEVIFEKVRSRVTNKSYQETIVATFSDILKRSRDYQDQNIK; the protein is encoded by the coding sequence ATGGATTTAGCTAGTATTCGGCAAGAAATTGATCAAATCGACGACCAAATCGTTAAGCTCCTAGAAGAACGAATGCATTTGGTTGAGGGTGTAGTTGCCTATAAGAAGGCCTCAGGAAAACCTATTTTAGATAGTAAGCGAGAAGAAGTCATTTTTGAAAAGGTAAGGAGTCGTGTAACCAATAAGAGTTACCAAGAAACCATTGTTGCGACTTTTTCAGACATTCTCAAACGTTCGCGTGATTATCAGGATCAAAATATCAAATGA
- a CDS encoding DHH family phosphoesterase, which translates to MEICQQILEKIKEYDTIIIHRHMKPDPDALGSQVGLKALLEHHFPEKTIKAVGFNEPTLTWMAEMDTVQDSDYQGALAIICDTANRPRIDDKRYEQAAFTIKIDHHPNDDIYGDLSWVDTSSSSASEMIALFAQENQLALSSEAARLLYAGIVGDTGRFLYPSTSARTFRIAGQLREVDFDFAGLSRQMDTMSFKIAKLQGFVYDHLEVDENGAARVLLTQNILEKYKVTDSETAAIVGAPGRIDTVKAWAIFVEQADGHFRVRMRSKITPINEIAKQHDGGGHPLASGANSYSLEENEIIYQKLKNLFKN; encoded by the coding sequence ATGGAAATTTGCCAGCAAATTTTAGAGAAAATCAAAGAATACGATACCATTATCATTCATCGTCATATGAAACCAGATCCTGATGCCTTAGGGAGCCAAGTGGGCTTGAAAGCTCTTCTCGAACACCATTTTCCAGAAAAAACCATCAAAGCCGTCGGTTTTAACGAACCAACTCTAACTTGGATGGCGGAAATGGATACTGTCCAAGACAGTGACTACCAAGGAGCTCTTGCTATTATTTGTGATACAGCAAATCGTCCTCGTATCGATGATAAACGCTATGAACAAGCTGCTTTCACCATCAAAATCGATCACCATCCAAATGATGATATCTATGGTGACCTATCTTGGGTCGATACAAGTTCAAGCAGTGCCAGTGAAATGATTGCCCTATTTGCTCAAGAAAATCAGCTGGCCTTGTCTAGTGAAGCGGCACGACTTCTCTATGCAGGAATTGTCGGGGACACGGGGCGTTTTCTCTACCCATCAACTAGTGCTCGTACCTTTAGGATAGCTGGCCAGCTCCGAGAAGTTGATTTTGACTTTGCTGGATTGTCTCGTCAAATGGATACCATGAGCTTCAAGATTGCAAAACTGCAAGGCTTTGTCTATGATCATTTAGAAGTTGATGAGAATGGAGCCGCACGCGTTCTGCTTACTCAAAACATCTTGGAAAAATATAAGGTTACGGATTCTGAAACAGCGGCGATTGTCGGAGCACCTGGCCGAATTGATACTGTTAAGGCTTGGGCTATCTTTGTTGAGCAAGCTGACGGTCACTTCCGTGTGCGAATGCGCAGTAAAATCACCCCTATCAATGAAATAGCCAAACAACACGACGGGGGAGGGCATCCATTAGCCAGTGGTGCCAATTCCTATAGTCTAGAAGAAAACGAAATCATCTATCAAAAGTTAAAAAACTTGTTTAAAAACTGA
- the crcB gene encoding fluoride efflux transporter CrcB, translating into MVIVYLAIACGFGALVRYFFSRYNQASKLPLGTLTANLLGCFLIGLLYNHVESKEIYAILATGFCGGLTTFSTLNDELQRLISDKKVFYSYFLLTYLGGFLAIFLGILL; encoded by the coding sequence ATGGTAATCGTTTATCTTGCAATCGCCTGCGGGTTCGGTGCCCTGGTGCGTTATTTCTTTTCCCGCTATAATCAAGCTTCTAAATTGCCACTAGGAACTCTAACTGCCAATCTTCTAGGTTGTTTTTTGATTGGCTTACTCTACAATCATGTGGAGTCCAAGGAAATCTATGCTATCCTAGCGACAGGTTTTTGTGGAGGGTTAACGACCTTTTCAACCTTGAATGACGAGCTGCAAAGACTAATCAGTGACAAGAAGGTATTTTATAGCTATTTTCTCTTAACATATCTAGGCGGTTTTCTAGCGATTTTTTTAGGAATTCTGCTATAA
- a CDS encoding flavodoxin, with translation MALAKIVFASMTGNTEEIADIVADKLRDLGLDVDVDECTTVDASDFLEADIAIVATYTYGDGELPDEMMDFYEDLADLNLNGKIYGVVGSGDTFYDEFCKAVDDFDRVFVATGAEKGSESVKVDLSAEEEDIERLEQFAEELAAKVG, from the coding sequence ATGGCATTAGCAAAAATTGTATTTGCCAGTATGACCGGTAATACCGAAGAAATTGCAGATATTGTAGCAGATAAATTGCGTGACTTGGGATTGGATGTCGATGTGGATGAATGTACGACTGTTGACGCTTCAGACTTCTTGGAGGCGGACATCGCAATCGTTGCGACTTATACTTACGGTGATGGAGAATTGCCAGATGAGATGATGGACTTCTACGAAGACCTAGCAGATCTCAACTTGAATGGCAAAATCTACGGAGTTGTTGGTTCAGGTGACACCTTCTACGACGAATTCTGTAAGGCTGTCGATGACTTTGATCGTGTTTTTGTAGCGACAGGAGCAGAAAAAGGTTCAGAGAGTGTTAAAGTAGATCTTTCTGCTGAGGAAGAAGACATCGAACGCTTGGAACAATTCGCTGAAGAATTGGCTGCAAAAGTAGGATAA